In Gossypium hirsutum isolate 1008001.06 chromosome D06, Gossypium_hirsutum_v2.1, whole genome shotgun sequence, one genomic interval encodes:
- the LOC107901104 gene encoding DNA repair protein recA homolog 3, mitochondrial isoform X3, with the protein MVCRGGVLRSSSQLCNFSSKGRRKSESDSSDSCDENMFKKDLALKLALDQITSSFGKGSIMWLGRAMSPRNVPVVSTGSFALDIALGIGGLPKGRVIEIFGPEASGKTTLALHVIAEAQKQGGYCAFVDAEHALDPALAETIGVNTENLLLSQPDCGEQALSLVDTLIRSGSVDVVVVDSVAALVPKGELDGEMGDAHMAMQARLMSQALRKICHSLSLSQTILILINQVRSKLSTFGFGGPTEVTCGGNALKFYASVRLNIRRTGLVKKGEETIGSQVLVKVVKNKLAPPFKNAEFELEFGKGISREGEIIDLATKHKLVTKSGAFYSFNDRKLHGKEAFRRFLAENGSALEEIVMKLREKLLDAESKKERRIDISDENTSEESVPIETNDEETVIANEA; encoded by the exons ATG GTTTGTAGGGGAGGGGTGTTAAGGTCATCTTCTCAGCTGTGTAACTTTTCTTCTAAAG GTAGAAGGAAATCCGAGTCAGATTCAAGTGATTCGTGCGATGAGAATATGTTCAAGAAAGATTTAGCTCTAAAACTTGCCTTGGATCAGATTACGAGTTCTTTTGGAAAAGGATCTATCATGTGGCTTGGTCGTGCTATGTCTCCTCGAAATGTTCCAGTAGTTTCCACTGGTTCTTTTGCTCTGGACATAGCACTTGGAATCGGTGGCCTTCCAAAG GGCCGTGTGATAGAGATATTTGGACCAGAGGCTTCTGGGAAAACAACACTTGCTTTACATGTAATTGCTGAAGCACAAAAGCAAGGAG GTTATTGTGCTTTTGTCGATGCTGAGCATGCTCTTGATCCTGCCCTGGCTGAGACAATTGGGGTGAACACTGAGAATTTGCTCCTTTCGCAACCAGATTGTGGAGAACAAGCTCTCAGTCTTGTGGACACCCTTATACGTAGTGGATCAGTTGATGTTGTAGTTGTTGACAGC GTAGCTGCCCTTGTGCCTAAAGGCGAGCTTGATGGCGAGATGGGTGATGCTCATATGGCAATGCAGGCTAGACTGATGAGCCAAGCTCTTCGTAAAATATGCCATTCCTTATCATTGTCTCAAACCATATTGATTTTAATAAATCAG GTGAGGTCAAAGCTTTCGACATTTGGATTTGGTGGGCCAACCGAAGTTACCTGCGGTGGTAATGCCTTGAAGTTTTATGCTTCAGTGCGTCTAAATATAAGGAGAACAGGGCTTGTCAAGAAAGGAGAAGAG ACTATTGGAAGTCAAGTTCTTGTGAAGGTTGTGAAGAACAAGCTTGCCCCTCCATTTAAGAATGCTGAATTTGAGCTTGAGTTTGGCAAGGGAATATCCCGGGAAGGGGAGATCATAGATTTGGCAACGAAACACAAACTTGTTACAAAGTCTGGTGCATTCTACAGTTTCAACGACAGGAAACTCCATGGCAAGGAAGCCTTCAGAAGGTTTTTGGCTGAAAATGGAAGTGCTCTTGAAGAAATTGTGATGAAACTTAGAGAAAAGCTACTTGATGCTGAGAGCAAGAAGGAACGACGAATAGATATCTCGGATGAGAATACTTCAGAAGAATCAGTTCCAATTGAAACTAATGATGAAGAAACTGTTATCGCCAATGAAGCTTAA
- the LOC107901103 gene encoding nucleosome assembly protein 1;2, with protein MSNEGVNFNMSGLGDALNAEARAGLVNALKNKLQSLAGDHSDVLESLSPIVRKRVEVLREIQSQHDELEAKFFEERAALEAKYQKLYQPLYAKRYDIVNGLADAEGTANEAAKDQGEEKDAEEKGVPDFWLTAMKNNEVLSDEITERDEGALKYLKDIKWYRVEEPKGFKLEFYFDTNPYFKNTVLTKTYLMIDEDEPILEKAIGTEIEWYPGKCLTQKLLKKKPKKGSKNAKPITKTEECESFFNFFNPPQVPEDDEDIDEDTAEELQNQMEQDYDIGSTIRDKIIPHAVSWFTGEAIQGDELDIDDDEEDDDDDDEEEEEDDEEEDEDEDADDEDADEGSKTKKKSAHKKSGKAVGDGQQGERPPECKQQ; from the exons ATGAGCAACGAAGGAGTTAACTTCAACATGTCCGGTCTTGGCGATG CTCTTAACGCCGAAGCACGAGCTGGTCTCGTTAACGCTCTCAAG AATAAACTTCAAAGTCTTGCTGGGGATCACTCCGATGTGCTGGAGAGTCTATCACCGATTGTCAGGAAGCGTGTCGAGGTTCTTAGGGAGATCCAG AGCCAACATGATGAATTGGAGGCTAAGTTTTTTGAGGAGAGGGCAGCACTTGAAGCTAAATATCAAAAACTATATCAACCCTTGTATGCTAAG CGATATGATATTGTGAATGGCCTTGCTGATGCTGAAGGAACAGCAAATGAAGCTGCCAAGGACCAAGGAGAGGAAAAGGATGCTGAAG AGAAAGGGGTGCCTGATTTTTGGCTTACTGCAATGAAAAATAATGAAGTGCTCTCTGATGAG ATCACTGAGCGTGATGAAGGAGCTCTCAAGTATCTCAAGGATATTAAGTGGTACAGGGTAGAGGAACCCAAAGGATTCAAGCTTGAGTTTTACTTTGACACCAATCCTTATTTCAAGAATACTGTGCTGACAAAGACATATCTCATGATTGATGAAGATGAACCTATTCTTGAGAAAGCAATTGG GACTGAAATTGAATGGTATCCTGGAAAATGCTTAACGCAAAAGCTTCTTAAAAAGAAGCCTAAGAAGGGTTCAAAGAATGCCAAGCCAATCACTAAAACAGAGGAGTGTGAAAGTTTCTTCAACTTCTTCAATCCTCCTCAAGTTCCTGAGGATGATGAAGACATTGATGAAGATACT GCTGAGGAGCTACAAAATCAAATGGAACAAGATTATGACATCGG ATCAACAATTCGAGACAAGATTATTCCACATGCTGTGTCATGGTTTACAGGAGAAGCTATCCAGGGAGATGAGCTTGATATAGATGacgatgaagaagatgacgatgatgatgatgaggaggAGGAAGAGGATGATGAGGAAGAGGATGAGGATGAGGATGCTGATGATGAGGATGCTGACGAAGGAAGTAAGACCAAAAAGAAG TCTGCTCATAAG AAGAGTGGTAAAGCAGTAGGGGATGGGCAGCAAGGTGAGAGGCCTCCGGAATGCAAGCAGCAGTAG
- the LOC107901104 gene encoding DNA repair protein recA homolog 3, mitochondrial isoform X1, whose amino-acid sequence MATFLRNVSSLKRSLFAPQVCRGGVLRSSSQLCNFSSKGRRKSESDSSDSCDENMFKKDLALKLALDQITSSFGKGSIMWLGRAMSPRNVPVVSTGSFALDIALGIGGLPKGRVIEIFGPEASGKTTLALHVIAEAQKQGGYCAFVDAEHALDPALAETIGVNTENLLLSQPDCGEQALSLVDTLIRSGSVDVVVVDSVAALVPKGELDGEMGDAHMAMQARLMSQALRKICHSLSLSQTILILINQVRSKLSTFGFGGPTEVTCGGNALKFYASVRLNIRRTGLVKKGEETIGSQVLVKVVKNKLAPPFKNAEFELEFGKGISREGEIIDLATKHKLVTKSGAFYSFNDRKLHGKEAFRRFLAENGSALEEIVMKLREKLLDAESKKERRIDISDENTSEESVPIETNDEETVIANEA is encoded by the exons ATGGCCACCTTTCTTCGAAATGTTTCATCTCTTAAACGTTCTCTCTTCGCTCCACAG GTTTGTAGGGGAGGGGTGTTAAGGTCATCTTCTCAGCTGTGTAACTTTTCTTCTAAAG GTAGAAGGAAATCCGAGTCAGATTCAAGTGATTCGTGCGATGAGAATATGTTCAAGAAAGATTTAGCTCTAAAACTTGCCTTGGATCAGATTACGAGTTCTTTTGGAAAAGGATCTATCATGTGGCTTGGTCGTGCTATGTCTCCTCGAAATGTTCCAGTAGTTTCCACTGGTTCTTTTGCTCTGGACATAGCACTTGGAATCGGTGGCCTTCCAAAG GGCCGTGTGATAGAGATATTTGGACCAGAGGCTTCTGGGAAAACAACACTTGCTTTACATGTAATTGCTGAAGCACAAAAGCAAGGAG GTTATTGTGCTTTTGTCGATGCTGAGCATGCTCTTGATCCTGCCCTGGCTGAGACAATTGGGGTGAACACTGAGAATTTGCTCCTTTCGCAACCAGATTGTGGAGAACAAGCTCTCAGTCTTGTGGACACCCTTATACGTAGTGGATCAGTTGATGTTGTAGTTGTTGACAGC GTAGCTGCCCTTGTGCCTAAAGGCGAGCTTGATGGCGAGATGGGTGATGCTCATATGGCAATGCAGGCTAGACTGATGAGCCAAGCTCTTCGTAAAATATGCCATTCCTTATCATTGTCTCAAACCATATTGATTTTAATAAATCAG GTGAGGTCAAAGCTTTCGACATTTGGATTTGGTGGGCCAACCGAAGTTACCTGCGGTGGTAATGCCTTGAAGTTTTATGCTTCAGTGCGTCTAAATATAAGGAGAACAGGGCTTGTCAAGAAAGGAGAAGAG ACTATTGGAAGTCAAGTTCTTGTGAAGGTTGTGAAGAACAAGCTTGCCCCTCCATTTAAGAATGCTGAATTTGAGCTTGAGTTTGGCAAGGGAATATCCCGGGAAGGGGAGATCATAGATTTGGCAACGAAACACAAACTTGTTACAAAGTCTGGTGCATTCTACAGTTTCAACGACAGGAAACTCCATGGCAAGGAAGCCTTCAGAAGGTTTTTGGCTGAAAATGGAAGTGCTCTTGAAGAAATTGTGATGAAACTTAGAGAAAAGCTACTTGATGCTGAGAGCAAGAAGGAACGACGAATAGATATCTCGGATGAGAATACTTCAGAAGAATCAGTTCCAATTGAAACTAATGATGAAGAAACTGTTATCGCCAATGAAGCTTAA